One Jannaschia sp. GRR-S6-38 genomic window carries:
- a CDS encoding lysophospholipid acyltransferase family protein, whose translation MKRLSYWLQAALLRTLLVLVAALPMAARRRVLGFVTEWAVRLTPLRARLGANLDRVWPDLPPARRGAILRGAARNVGRTLTGIWFNDDLAREAADLVPEGPGLDALREARRAGRGAVIVSGHFGQWEAIRHVLKREGLETGAIYRPNNNPFYEPIFRAGIERGGAPIIPKGSAGMRQMLRHVRAGGFIALLPDQYVGDGVWLRFLGQPALTSPVAAELALRYDLPLIPAFAPWEDGRPRVILEAPIPPSDPAAMMQAFNDRLGSWVERHPSQWHWLHQRWKYYAFNEAGRDAAAE comes from the coding sequence GTGAAACGGCTATCCTACTGGTTGCAGGCGGCGCTTCTGCGCACGCTCCTCGTGCTCGTCGCCGCGCTGCCCATGGCCGCGCGCCGCCGCGTGCTGGGCTTCGTGACCGAGTGGGCGGTGCGCCTGACGCCGCTGCGCGCCCGGCTCGGCGCCAATCTCGATCGCGTCTGGCCCGACCTCCCCCCGGCGCGGCGCGGCGCGATCCTGCGCGGGGCCGCGCGCAATGTCGGGCGCACGCTGACCGGCATCTGGTTCAACGACGATCTCGCCCGCGAGGCGGCGGATCTGGTGCCCGAGGGGCCCGGCCTCGACGCGCTGCGCGAGGCCCGCCGCGCCGGGCGCGGCGCGGTGATCGTTTCGGGTCATTTCGGCCAGTGGGAAGCGATCCGCCACGTCCTCAAGCGCGAGGGGCTGGAGACCGGCGCGATCTACCGCCCCAACAACAACCCGTTCTACGAGCCGATCTTCCGCGCCGGGATCGAACGCGGCGGCGCACCGATCATTCCGAAGGGCAGCGCGGGAATGCGGCAGATGCTGCGCCACGTGCGCGCCGGCGGCTTCATCGCGCTGCTGCCTGACCAATATGTGGGCGACGGGGTCTGGCTGCGCTTCCTCGGCCAACCGGCCCTGACCTCGCCCGTCGCCGCCGAGCTGGCGCTGCGCTACGACCTGCCGCTGATCCCCGCCTTCGCCCCGTGGGAGGACGGCCGACCCCGCGTCATCCTGGAGGCGCCGATCCCGCCCTCGGACCCGGCGGCGATGATGCAGGCCTTCAACGACCGCCTTGGGTCGTGGGTGGAACGTCACCCGTCGCAATGGCACTGGCTGCACCAGCGCTGGAAATACTACGCCTTCAACGAGGCCGGCCGCGACGCGGCCGCGGAGTAG